One region of Sulfuriroseicoccus oceanibius genomic DNA includes:
- a CDS encoding LamG-like jellyroll fold domain-containing protein, with translation MITRKLCTTAGAFAALALSVSSASAAMVANFTFDDAGDLGANTGTVATAWNNFSEVTQTAGRFGAGAGSFVAGSSSAWDGDFSVANMESFSLSMHVKSSQANSWKDFVSIGTGNNVVFVLERTGAEGVANYNIGSVGGVNEGQVAYSPGAGTFDVDDGAWHHLGLTVGGGTLTLYIDGQNRGSAAYSGTGAMSAFQLASRFGDGDRAITTEIDDVAIFDNTLTDGEMLFLSTNAAASAVAVPEPSSAALLGLGGLALILRRRK, from the coding sequence ATGATTACACGCAAATTGTGCACAACTGCAGGAGCGTTTGCTGCTCTTGCCTTGTCGGTGTCGTCGGCTTCGGCGGCGATGGTCGCGAACTTCACGTTCGACGACGCTGGAGATCTCGGTGCCAATACGGGCACCGTGGCGACAGCTTGGAACAACTTTAGCGAAGTTACTCAAACGGCGGGCCGCTTCGGAGCCGGCGCGGGTAGTTTTGTCGCGGGGAGCTCAAGTGCCTGGGATGGCGACTTCTCGGTAGCCAATATGGAGAGCTTCTCTCTCTCTATGCATGTGAAGTCGAGTCAGGCGAATTCCTGGAAGGACTTTGTATCGATTGGGACCGGCAACAACGTTGTGTTTGTTCTGGAACGCACCGGAGCAGAGGGGGTTGCTAACTACAACATTGGCAGCGTTGGTGGGGTGAATGAAGGGCAGGTCGCTTATTCTCCCGGTGCTGGTACGTTTGATGTGGATGATGGAGCGTGGCACCATCTTGGCCTGACCGTTGGTGGTGGAACCTTGACCTTGTACATCGATGGTCAGAATCGAGGGAGCGCTGCGTACTCGGGAACGGGTGCCATGAGTGCTTTCCAGCTGGCGTCACGCTTTGGTGATGGCGATAGAGCGATCACGACCGAGATCGATGATGTCGCGATCTTCGATAACACACTAACGGATGGCGAAATGCTGTTCTTGAGCACAAACGCAGCGGCCTCCGCTGTTGCTGTGCCTGAACCTAGTTCGGCCGCGTTGCTGGGGCTTGGTGGATTGGCGCTGATTTTGCGTCGCCGCAAGTAG
- a CDS encoding PEP-CTERM sorting domain-containing protein (PEP-CTERM proteins occur, often in large numbers, in the proteomes of bacteria that also encode an exosortase, a predicted intramembrane cysteine proteinase. The presence of a PEP-CTERM domain at a protein's C-terminus predicts cleavage within the sorting domain, followed by covalent anchoring to some some component of the (usually Gram-negative) cell surface. Many PEP-CTERM proteins exhibit an unusual sequence composition that includes large numbers of potential glycosylation sites. Expression of one such protein has been shown restore the ability of a bacterium to form floc, a type of biofilm.) → MTAFSIAAACNVDAAVVFSDDFDYGGDLVSDGGWTVNNGLNLNGGGSLVWAQTGSAEYHHGVALAEGDEILMDAAVIKYAGAPGVAGNTYAYSLQVILWDGADAGTRTWVAGDAQIATAADLVQTAYTATAADVGKFVVFRYEHEDQSLPGSVGGGWGETDSVSFQVNPVPEPGAAALLALGGAALVMRRKK, encoded by the coding sequence TTGACCGCTTTTTCGATCGCGGCTGCATGCAACGTTGATGCCGCGGTTGTGTTCAGTGATGACTTTGACTACGGCGGTGATCTGGTCTCGGATGGGGGCTGGACGGTGAACAATGGTCTGAACTTGAACGGAGGCGGCAGTCTAGTCTGGGCGCAGACGGGATCGGCGGAGTACCACCACGGAGTGGCGCTGGCAGAGGGCGATGAGATTTTGATGGATGCTGCGGTGATCAAGTATGCCGGGGCACCAGGAGTCGCAGGCAATACCTACGCCTATTCGTTGCAGGTGATTTTGTGGGATGGTGCGGATGCGGGCACCCGCACTTGGGTGGCAGGAGACGCGCAGATTGCAACTGCTGCTGATTTGGTTCAGACCGCGTACACCGCGACGGCGGCGGATGTCGGGAAGTTTGTGGTTTTCCGTTACGAGCACGAGGATCAGTCGCTTCCTGGATCGGTTGGCGGGGGCTGGGGGGAGACGGATAGTGTCAGTTTCCAGGTTAATCCCGTGCCTGAGCCAGGAGCGGCGGCATTGCTTGCTCTTGGTGGCGCTGCGCTCGTGATGCGCCGCAAGAAATGA
- a CDS encoding LamG-like jellyroll fold domain-containing protein, whose translation MERDEWFSRMVEGELSPEEFAQLEDKLRESTEWREAYLDFIDVHSLIGLNAAPGAGQGGGVVSMKEVLRHQHARALKISAVAAAVVLLLGGVALHMMRSERSRQLAIGLEVAPSTVFHLEHSGGAGHVGEGPMLTVGSSLVVDQGVVELSFPSGVRSVVVGPAVVEAVSESEVRLQEGLGWFDVPVGAEGFSVEAPDCRAVDLGTTFGVAVVPGRPTEIHVMDGVVRGETDSLGSSEVLLEEGQAAVVSGDDGWVLTEFEEGQFMSLLPDTLPYVHWSFDRVEDGRFLAEGVHMGGDFAHARSERLGTGLQLVDGRFGNAVRFDGTKGQQLRTRLNGIEGARARTTACWIRTDIAPSTPTGKDIGGLIGWGLCQNDGDPSSSNSLWVMTMGHGGNLVTSGGSYYPVRRNLADGEWHHVACVARPIDNQDFPGGMLVTVYIDGEKQGEFIPAEKKGSVMHTYTVTHDVDSTPVTIGSSIHQPGTPPIVFRGDIDEVYLFYGALDEEGIRVLMEKNDPRMQTE comes from the coding sequence ATGGAACGCGATGAATGGTTTTCCCGCATGGTGGAAGGGGAGTTGTCGCCTGAGGAGTTTGCTCAATTGGAGGACAAGTTGAGGGAGTCGACGGAGTGGCGTGAGGCCTATCTCGACTTCATCGATGTCCATAGTTTGATTGGATTGAATGCGGCACCAGGTGCGGGGCAGGGAGGGGGCGTGGTCTCGATGAAAGAGGTGCTACGCCATCAGCATGCGCGTGCGTTGAAGATTTCTGCTGTGGCTGCTGCAGTGGTGCTGTTGTTGGGAGGAGTGGCGCTTCACATGATGCGAAGTGAGCGGAGCCGTCAGTTGGCGATTGGTCTGGAGGTGGCTCCTTCGACCGTTTTCCATCTCGAGCACAGTGGTGGAGCAGGGCATGTTGGAGAGGGGCCAATGCTGACAGTCGGATCCAGTCTGGTAGTGGATCAAGGGGTGGTGGAATTGAGCTTCCCTAGTGGCGTTCGTTCCGTGGTGGTAGGTCCTGCGGTGGTTGAGGCTGTGTCCGAGAGTGAGGTGCGCTTGCAGGAGGGGCTGGGGTGGTTCGATGTGCCGGTTGGGGCGGAAGGTTTTTCGGTTGAGGCTCCGGATTGCCGTGCGGTCGATTTGGGAACTACCTTTGGCGTGGCGGTTGTGCCCGGGAGGCCGACTGAGATTCACGTGATGGATGGAGTGGTGCGGGGCGAGACTGATAGTTTGGGTAGTTCCGAGGTTTTGCTTGAGGAAGGGCAGGCGGCAGTGGTTTCAGGGGATGATGGCTGGGTGCTTACGGAGTTCGAAGAGGGGCAATTCATGAGCCTGCTGCCGGATACATTGCCGTATGTGCATTGGAGCTTTGATCGCGTGGAGGACGGGCGTTTTCTCGCGGAAGGGGTACACATGGGGGGGGATTTTGCTCACGCGCGATCCGAGAGGCTGGGAACAGGCCTGCAGTTGGTCGATGGACGTTTTGGCAATGCGGTGCGCTTCGATGGCACCAAGGGACAGCAGTTGCGAACCCGGTTGAACGGTATTGAGGGGGCTCGGGCGCGCACCACGGCGTGCTGGATTCGTACGGATATCGCACCGTCTACGCCTACCGGGAAGGATATTGGTGGTTTGATTGGCTGGGGCTTGTGTCAGAACGATGGTGACCCCTCCAGCTCGAACTCATTGTGGGTAATGACGATGGGACACGGTGGCAATTTGGTAACCAGTGGAGGATCGTATTATCCTGTCAGGAGGAACTTGGCGGATGGTGAGTGGCACCATGTGGCCTGTGTGGCGCGGCCGATCGATAATCAGGACTTCCCCGGAGGCATGTTGGTGACCGTTTATATCGATGGGGAAAAGCAGGGCGAGTTCATTCCTGCAGAGAAGAAGGGGTCGGTGATGCACACCTACACCGTAACGCATGACGTTGACTCTACCCCTGTGACGATCGGATCGAGTATTCACCAGCCGGGCACTCCGCCGATCGTATTTCGCGGGGATATTGACGAGGTCTACCTTTTCTATGGAGCTCTAGATGAGGAAGGGATTCGTGTGCTGATGGAGAAGAATGACCCGCGAATGCAGACTGAGTGA
- a CDS encoding sigma-70 family RNA polymerase sigma factor — protein MESSTEHSREFVRLLTGHQEALRSLILALVPNVSDVRDVLQEVNVVLWEKRESFEIGSNFGAWAATVARYKVMNYRKRMKREGWLVFSDDVVELLADGSGERQSALFEAKRGALAQCLEKVSPGNRDLLMTRYGGAQSIESLAAETGRSAPVLRVTLHRVRAMLRKCVSDRLQMEGQAG, from the coding sequence ATGGAATCATCGACTGAACACTCTAGGGAATTTGTCCGCTTGTTGACGGGGCATCAGGAGGCTTTGCGTTCGTTGATTCTGGCGTTGGTGCCGAATGTGTCCGATGTCCGCGATGTGCTGCAGGAGGTGAATGTGGTGCTTTGGGAGAAGCGGGAGAGCTTTGAAATCGGGAGTAACTTCGGAGCGTGGGCGGCGACGGTCGCCCGCTACAAGGTGATGAATTATCGCAAGCGGATGAAGCGCGAGGGGTGGTTGGTTTTCAGCGATGATGTGGTGGAGTTGCTGGCGGATGGATCAGGTGAAAGGCAGTCTGCGCTCTTTGAGGCGAAGCGCGGTGCGTTGGCGCAATGCCTGGAGAAGGTCAGTCCTGGGAACCGTGATTTGTTGATGACCCGGTATGGTGGCGCTCAATCGATCGAGTCGCTGGCGGCGGAGACGGGGCGTTCGGCGCCTGTATTGCGCGTGACCCTGCACCGGGTGCGTGCCATGTTGCGCAAGTGTGTGTCAGACAGGTTACAAATGGAGGGGCAAGCAGGATGA
- a CDS encoding cadherin domain-containing protein — protein MIRAIMTLAVAAFAAMANVVTGAPESMVQSVTRNDETITLRLTREDLRGSNFELLAQNASGGYDVITPVAERSYLGTVDEYPDAVSCGVLQDDGTFRGAVFFDRGVTWRTLGSSVVGTQAESYAPESFTSYSVPSAPSVSAGQAGVITYGFDLGIDAEYGYYSGPGGSSVAKAFELIEYNICVTRAQYMRDALLRPYLGRVIVRTDQTQDPYTAFGAGDYLSALRTHWNANHADSNSDLVAGVTPGKVGGGLAWVGVVGTSSGYSVNDSGSSGLFDVVFRHEMGHNWNCGHYVGGSPEGTGFMGGNGTGRMSGPEVYRILNHRNSKISAGGILDAEGTYSSVELPPYASLDVGTFVQRVDSSVSVSVLNNDHDANGQSLVLSSFDSVSARGGTVTRQGDDLVYTAQGAYLGADYFKYTITDSAGNTATGVVVIDVTIQYSDPQVVIANHSFEDGTTGGVPNGWSHTVAGSGIGVGAGGSDGSYFLYMGPGAELTQDLGYTLTEGELLTLTYDSDRNYDRNIQLLAKSGGSYTLMAESTEATGWGGWATGITLQYAVESQYAGQELVVRMISANWNQFDNFQITSIKGASRPSPFDTADGTSPQDLTWNAYAAATGYDVYVGTNEVAVQNATTASPEYQGQVTSASLADPILNPNTTYFWRVDSVTSSGTLAGDVWEFTTNEQALVPIANRSFEDGPATSGAPTGWTLTAAGAGLGVGAGGSHGSQFVYMGTGSELTQDLGYTLTAGEALTLTYDSSRSYVRSVQLLAKSGGSYQLMAETTEPIGWSSWGTIRLDYTVASQYAGQELALRVNSGNWNEFDNFKLVTVRPAGPVNQVPVASDATFAVAEDVVIGSTVGTVSASDPDAGDTLSYAITAGNAGGEFAINSSTGEITTAAPLDYETTTSYALTVTVTDDGTPSLSDAAAVTVNVTDVVEVTAPVIATGSASSITQTSADVAYSVTDDGGDAPAVTVYYGETDGGQVAGNWANSAAHGNQATGGYTASLSGLTAGTTYYFTVQASNSAGTVWGSSGSFTTEASNSPKLVRTTVSAVSSTSWTTVDLGQNYNSAVIVATPIYPDTATPPVVTRIQNVSGSTFDLKIDRADGLIGEVTVDVSVIAVEEGVYTQASDGVTMEAVKFTSTVTAGRTPGWIAESRSYLNSYSSPVVVGQVMSANDSNFSTFFCMGGDRLSHPSATVLNVGKQIAEDDVNTGRADEVLGYIVVESGSGSLDGVALVAGVGADSVKGVGDSPGYSYNLSGLASASAAAVSVAGMDGNNGGWAVLYGAGAINSSTLTMAVDEDQIRDGERRHGAEQIGYLVFE, from the coding sequence ATGATTAGAGCTATAATGACGTTGGCTGTTGCGGCATTTGCTGCGATGGCAAATGTGGTGACAGGTGCTCCTGAGAGCATGGTGCAATCGGTGACACGGAACGACGAAACGATCACCCTTCGATTGACGAGAGAGGATCTTCGAGGTTCCAACTTTGAGCTGCTGGCTCAGAATGCCTCAGGAGGATACGATGTGATCACGCCCGTGGCGGAGCGGTCGTACCTTGGGACAGTCGACGAGTATCCTGATGCGGTTTCGTGTGGAGTTCTGCAAGACGACGGTACCTTTCGTGGAGCGGTATTCTTCGATCGCGGGGTGACTTGGCGAACGCTTGGGAGTTCCGTTGTAGGAACACAAGCGGAAAGTTATGCTCCGGAGTCTTTTACATCCTATAGTGTGCCGTCGGCACCTAGTGTGAGCGCGGGACAGGCGGGGGTGATTACCTACGGTTTCGATTTGGGGATTGATGCTGAGTACGGTTACTACAGCGGTCCCGGAGGGAGTTCCGTGGCGAAGGCATTTGAGCTAATCGAGTATAATATCTGCGTTACTCGTGCCCAGTATATGCGCGACGCATTGCTTCGTCCGTATCTCGGGCGCGTGATTGTTCGAACCGATCAGACTCAGGATCCATACACAGCTTTTGGGGCAGGCGATTATCTCAGTGCGCTGCGAACTCATTGGAATGCCAATCATGCTGATTCGAACAGTGACTTGGTGGCTGGCGTGACTCCGGGTAAGGTCGGAGGGGGCTTGGCTTGGGTCGGGGTGGTAGGAACCTCCAGCGGCTATTCGGTAAACGATAGTGGTAGTTCTGGATTGTTTGACGTGGTGTTCCGTCATGAGATGGGGCACAACTGGAACTGCGGCCACTATGTTGGAGGTTCTCCTGAGGGGACTGGCTTCATGGGGGGCAATGGTACCGGTCGCATGAGCGGACCCGAGGTTTACCGAATTCTCAATCACCGTAACAGTAAGATTTCGGCCGGGGGAATCCTGGATGCAGAGGGGACGTATTCTTCTGTGGAATTGCCGCCGTACGCGAGCTTGGATGTGGGGACGTTTGTCCAGCGGGTCGACTCTTCGGTCAGCGTCAGTGTGCTTAATAATGACCACGACGCCAACGGTCAGTCTCTGGTGCTTTCGAGCTTCGACAGTGTGTCGGCAAGAGGCGGTACGGTAACTCGCCAGGGAGACGATCTCGTTTACACCGCCCAAGGCGCTTATCTCGGCGCGGACTACTTCAAGTACACGATCACCGACTCGGCTGGTAACACAGCAACCGGCGTGGTCGTGATCGATGTAACGATTCAGTATAGCGATCCTCAGGTGGTGATCGCGAACCACAGCTTCGAGGATGGTACAACTGGTGGAGTGCCGAATGGGTGGTCACACACGGTTGCGGGGTCGGGAATTGGTGTTGGGGCAGGTGGCTCGGATGGCTCCTATTTCTTGTATATGGGCCCGGGGGCGGAATTGACCCAGGACTTGGGATACACTCTCACCGAGGGTGAGTTGTTGACCCTGACCTATGATAGTGATCGGAACTACGATCGTAACATTCAGCTGCTCGCCAAAAGTGGTGGGAGCTATACGCTGATGGCGGAATCCACCGAGGCGACAGGCTGGGGTGGATGGGCAACCGGAATTACGTTGCAGTACGCTGTTGAGTCGCAGTACGCCGGACAGGAATTGGTCGTGCGGATGATCAGTGCCAACTGGAACCAGTTCGATAACTTCCAGATCACGTCGATCAAGGGGGCGTCGCGTCCGAGCCCATTTGATACGGCCGATGGAACGTCTCCGCAGGACTTGACTTGGAATGCGTACGCGGCAGCCACCGGTTATGATGTGTATGTCGGAACCAATGAAGTTGCGGTGCAGAATGCGACGACGGCTTCGCCAGAGTATCAGGGGCAGGTGACCAGCGCGTCACTCGCGGACCCTATTCTCAATCCGAACACGACCTACTTCTGGCGTGTGGATTCGGTGACCTCTTCGGGGACGCTTGCCGGCGACGTTTGGGAGTTCACGACTAATGAGCAAGCGCTGGTTCCTATCGCGAACCGGAGCTTTGAAGATGGGCCGGCAACTTCGGGTGCGCCGACGGGCTGGACACTTACTGCTGCCGGTGCCGGTTTGGGTGTTGGTGCAGGAGGTTCCCATGGTTCCCAGTTTGTTTATATGGGGACGGGCTCTGAACTGACTCAGGATCTTGGATATACCTTGACCGCTGGGGAGGCTTTGACTCTGACTTACGACAGCTCACGAAGCTATGTGCGCAGTGTGCAGTTGCTCGCAAAGAGCGGTGGAAGTTATCAGCTGATGGCTGAAACCACGGAGCCAATCGGCTGGAGCAGCTGGGGCACGATCCGCTTGGACTATACGGTGGCGTCACAGTACGCTGGTCAAGAGCTGGCACTCCGTGTGAACAGTGGAAACTGGAACGAGTTCGATAACTTCAAGTTGGTAACCGTTCGTCCAGCTGGCCCTGTGAACCAGGTGCCAGTTGCTTCCGATGCGACCTTCGCAGTGGCTGAAGATGTGGTGATTGGTAGCACGGTAGGAACGGTCTCGGCTTCCGATCCGGATGCTGGTGATACCTTGAGCTATGCCATTACCGCAGGCAACGCCGGTGGTGAGTTTGCCATCAACAGCAGCACTGGTGAGATCACCACGGCTGCGCCCCTGGATTATGAAACCACCACGAGTTATGCGCTCACTGTGACGGTGACCGATGACGGAACCCCATCGCTCAGCGATGCCGCGGCGGTTACGGTGAATGTGACCGATGTGGTGGAAGTGACCGCGCCTGTGATTGCCACCGGCAGTGCCAGTTCGATCACCCAGACCTCAGCGGACGTGGCTTACTCCGTCACTGATGACGGTGGCGACGCTCCGGCAGTGACGGTTTACTACGGTGAGACCGATGGCGGCCAAGTGGCTGGTAACTGGGCCAACAGTGCCGCCCACGGTAACCAGGCGACCGGTGGCTACACCGCATCGCTTAGTGGTCTGACCGCGGGCACCACCTACTACTTCACCGTGCAGGCCAGCAATAGTGCGGGTACGGTGTGGGGCAGCAGTGGATCGTTCACCACCGAAGCGAGCAACTCGCCGAAGTTGGTGCGTACCACTGTCAGTGCGGTCAGTAGCACGAGTTGGACGACTGTCGACCTCGGCCAGAACTATAACTCGGCGGTGATTGTGGCGACTCCGATTTATCCGGACACCGCGACTCCACCAGTGGTCACCCGCATCCAGAATGTCAGTGGTAGCACCTTCGATCTGAAGATCGACCGCGCCGATGGCCTGATTGGGGAAGTGACTGTCGACGTGTCGGTGATCGCGGTTGAGGAAGGGGTCTATACGCAGGCCTCCGATGGCGTGACCATGGAGGCGGTCAAGTTCACCTCTACGGTTACTGCAGGGCGCACTCCTGGCTGGATTGCTGAGTCGCGGTCCTATCTCAATAGCTATAGTTCGCCTGTCGTGGTCGGGCAGGTGATGAGTGCGAACGATTCAAACTTCTCCACATTCTTCTGTATGGGGGGCGATCGTTTGAGTCATCCGTCAGCCACTGTGCTGAATGTAGGTAAGCAGATAGCTGAAGACGATGTGAACACAGGTCGTGCTGATGAGGTGCTTGGCTATATTGTGGTTGAGAGTGGGAGCGGCTCCCTGGATGGCGTGGCTCTGGTGGCTGGGGTGGGGGCTGACTCCGTCAAAGGGGTTGGGGACTCTCCAGGATACAGCTACAACCTGAGTGGATTGGCCAGCGCGAGTGCAGCTGCCGTGAGTGTGGCGGGTATGGATGGTAATAATGGAGGCTGGGCGGTGCTTTATGGTGCCGGTGCGATCAATTCGTCTACGCTTACCATGGCGGTGGATGAGGATCAGATCCGTGATGGTGAGCGTCGTCATGGTGCGGAGCAGATCGGATACCTGGTGTTTGAGTAA
- the folE2 gene encoding GTP cyclohydrolase FolE2, with product MKELKDTQNEIDPRGVPIKRVGVRALRFPVRIRDKQDAVQHTVATVSLAVDLPHQYKGTHMSRFVETLNQHGPELSVRDLRAIPNELLTRLDAERAHVEFSFAYFVEKKAPVTGAPGMVDYEVTFTIDATKDEMDFVLTVAVPVATLCPCSKAISERGAHNQRGIVTYSVRFGDPIWIEDLIRLVEQSASCELYAALKRPDEKAVTETAYDNPVFVEDLVRNVAVRSQGDENIKWFRVEAENFESIHNHNAFAEVEWTRGE from the coding sequence ATGAAAGAATTGAAGGATACCCAGAACGAAATCGATCCCCGCGGCGTGCCAATCAAGCGAGTTGGCGTGCGTGCATTGCGTTTCCCTGTGCGTATCCGCGACAAGCAGGATGCTGTGCAGCACACGGTGGCAACCGTTTCGTTGGCCGTGGATTTGCCGCACCAGTATAAGGGCACCCACATGAGCCGCTTCGTGGAGACATTGAATCAACACGGGCCGGAGCTCAGTGTCCGCGACCTGCGTGCGATTCCCAATGAGCTGCTCACCCGCTTGGACGCCGAGCGTGCGCACGTTGAGTTTTCCTTCGCTTACTTCGTGGAGAAGAAGGCACCGGTGACCGGTGCTCCAGGCATGGTCGACTACGAGGTGACCTTCACCATTGATGCGACCAAAGATGAAATGGACTTTGTGCTGACCGTGGCGGTGCCTGTGGCAACCCTTTGCCCGTGCTCCAAGGCGATCAGCGAGCGTGGTGCTCACAACCAGCGTGGTATCGTGACGTATTCCGTCCGTTTCGGTGATCCGATTTGGATCGAGGACTTGATCCGCTTGGTCGAGCAGTCGGCGAGCTGTGAGTTGTACGCAGCACTCAAGCGTCCCGACGAGAAGGCTGTGACCGAGACCGCGTATGACAATCCGGTTTTCGTGGAAGACCTCGTGCGTAATGTCGCCGTCCGCTCGCAGGGCGATGAGAACATCAAGTGGTTCCGCGTTGAGGCGGAGAACTTCGAGTCGATCCACAACCACAACGCATTCGCAGAGGTCGAGTGGACCCGCGGCGAGTAA
- the rpsR gene encoding 30S ribosomal protein S18, translating to MEPKTKERRANFRRANKIMPRRRIDLPVELIEAKNTEILKKFTTESGKILPRRVTGVSAKMHRKVTREIKRARALNLLP from the coding sequence ATGGAACCAAAGACCAAAGAGCGCCGCGCAAATTTCCGTCGTGCCAACAAGATCATGCCTCGTCGTCGTATCGACCTTCCAGTCGAACTGATCGAGGCCAAGAACACCGAAATTCTTAAGAAGTTCACCACCGAGAGCGGCAAGATCCTCCCTCGTCGTGTGACCGGGGTTTCTGCAAAGATGCACCGCAAGGTGACCCGTGAGATCAAGCGTGCCCGCGCGCTCAATCTCCTTCCATAA
- the rpmG gene encoding 50S ribosomal protein L33 has protein sequence MPRDIIILECTEARPEGKSPSRYVTTRNKKSLLTPGRLEKVKFNPALQRRTLHRELR, from the coding sequence ATGCCTCGCGATATTATCATTCTCGAATGCACGGAAGCACGTCCTGAAGGGAAATCCCCTTCGCGATACGTAACCACGCGTAATAAGAAGAGCCTCCTGACCCCTGGTCGTTTGGAGAAAGTGAAATTCAACCCGGCTCTCCAGCGCCGCACACTCCATCGTGAGTTGCGCTAA
- a CDS encoding TraR/DksA family transcriptional regulator produces MANKNPEDKAVAKKAAAKKKKVAVSSEKKTTADKATKTNGAAQKSPFKAPFLKAQRQRLADLRDVLVDAMNGVQRDNLRNSTEGGSAFGQHQADAGSDAYDRDFALNMLSQEQDSLYEIDEAIGRLERGVYGICEMSGQAIPEERLVAIPFARLTVECQSQLERESALNGNGGRGVVYGGSAPQETFERILED; encoded by the coding sequence ATGGCGAATAAAAACCCAGAAGATAAGGCGGTGGCCAAGAAGGCTGCGGCAAAGAAGAAGAAAGTAGCGGTTTCCTCGGAAAAGAAGACCACTGCTGACAAGGCGACCAAGACGAATGGGGCTGCCCAGAAATCGCCATTCAAGGCGCCGTTCCTCAAGGCGCAGCGCCAGCGTCTGGCAGACCTGCGCGATGTGTTGGTGGATGCGATGAATGGAGTGCAGCGCGACAATCTGCGCAACTCGACCGAAGGAGGCTCGGCATTCGGCCAGCACCAGGCGGACGCGGGAAGTGATGCTTACGATCGTGATTTTGCGCTCAACATGCTCTCGCAGGAGCAGGACTCGTTGTATGAGATCGACGAGGCGATCGGGCGACTGGAGCGAGGTGTTTATGGGATTTGTGAGATGTCGGGGCAGGCGATTCCCGAGGAGCGGCTGGTCGCGATTCCCTTTGCGCGGCTGACCGTGGAGTGCCAGTCCCAGCTGGAACGTGAGAGTGCGCTCAATGGCAATGGTGGGCGTGGTGTGGTCTACGGAGGGTCCGCTCCGCAAGAAACTTTTGAGAGGATACTTGAAGACTAG
- the tal gene encoding transaldolase, with the protein MSNQLDQLKQFTTVVADTGDFAVMKEYQPQDATTNPSLILQAAEKPEYRHLLEQAVAEFKDSDLTGDALVDAVIDRVLILFGLEILKIVPGRVSTETDARLSFDVEGTVAKGRQLIELYEKEGVSRDRVLIKIASTWEGIRAAEILEKEGIRCNLTLMFSLIQAAACAEAKVQLISPFVGRIYDWFKAQTGEEYVGDNDPGVLSVREIFTYYKKFGYETEVMGASFRNSGQILSLAGCDLLTISPNLLEELQSTEGAVELKLDKEAVKDADIEKLPTDEKSFRYLFNDDAMATEKTAEGIRKFSADIIKLEGIIRGMLG; encoded by the coding sequence ATGAGCAACCAACTCGATCAACTGAAGCAGTTCACCACCGTGGTGGCCGACACCGGCGACTTTGCCGTGATGAAGGAGTACCAGCCGCAGGATGCGACCACCAACCCGTCGCTGATCCTCCAGGCAGCCGAAAAGCCTGAGTACCGTCACCTGCTGGAGCAGGCCGTGGCAGAGTTCAAAGATTCCGATCTCACCGGCGATGCCTTGGTCGATGCGGTGATCGATCGTGTGTTGATTCTCTTTGGTCTTGAGATTTTGAAGATCGTGCCGGGCCGCGTTTCGACCGAGACCGACGCGCGTCTTTCGTTTGATGTCGAGGGGACCGTCGCCAAGGGGCGTCAGTTGATCGAGCTTTACGAAAAAGAGGGCGTGTCCCGCGATCGCGTGCTGATCAAGATTGCTTCCACCTGGGAAGGGATCCGCGCGGCTGAGATTCTTGAGAAAGAGGGGATCCGCTGCAACCTGACTTTGATGTTCTCGCTGATCCAGGCAGCTGCTTGTGCCGAAGCCAAGGTTCAGCTCATCTCGCCATTCGTGGGCCGCATCTACGATTGGTTCAAGGCGCAGACCGGCGAAGAGTACGTGGGCGACAACGACCCAGGTGTGCTCAGCGTGCGTGAAATCTTCACTTACTATAAGAAGTTCGGTTACGAGACCGAAGTGATGGGCGCAAGCTTCCGTAACAGTGGTCAGATTTTGTCGCTGGCTGGATGTGACCTGCTCACAATCAGCCCGAACCTGCTCGAAGAACTTCAGAGCACCGAAGGCGCAGTGGAGCTCAAGTTGGACAAAGAGGCCGTCAAGGACGCCGATATCGAGAAGCTTCCAACCGATGAGAAGAGCTTCCGCTATCTGTTCAACGACGATGCAATGGCGACTGAGAAGACTGCAGAAGGGATCCGCAAGTTCTCGGCGGATATCATCAAGCTGGAAGGCATCATTCGCGGCATGCTTGGCTAA